The Humulus lupulus chromosome 3, drHumLupu1.1, whole genome shotgun sequence genome window below encodes:
- the LOC133822694 gene encoding uncharacterized protein LOC133822694 isoform X4, protein MDDEVVQRVFQEGGRDYFQQQPSTSSSSSSILQSLPLHVSFDRGYYLLVKSIQELREKKEGLVTVGIGGPSGSGKTSLAEKVASVIGCTVISMENYRTGVDEGNDLGSLDFKTLVQNLEDLTKGKDTLIPVFDYQQKKRVGSEKIKSASSGVVIVDGTYALHAKLRSLLDIRVAVVGGVHFSLLSKVKYDIGDSCSLDYLIDSIFPLFRKHIEPDLHHAQIRINNSFVSSFREAIYKLKCKTESPGGQSAYFLQEYEVETDNFIEMYLRPPSASEEALTNDWIKVRQSGIRYYLSLGDQRIVDKNFIIRPKAEFEQVGRMTLGGLLALGYNVVVSYKRASTSVNNGNVSISLETIDTLGETFMVLRGTNRKTVGNEASKMGVSGTWLTKSYLEMIMERKGVPRLNTPPLLPNTSLASNQDKTIIAPRPIRVTPNLVNKLEDLSQPWTRSPTKSKMEPVVATWHFISSDPPADSSAIATTDPSSFRDTMKLAPMPDSYDLDRGLLLSVQAIQALLENKGFPVIVGIGGPSGSGKTSLAHKMANIVGCEVISLESYYRSEQVKDFKYDDFSSLDLSLLLKNFDDIRNGRRTKVPVFDLETGARSGFKELEVSEDCGVIILEGVYALHPDIRESLDLWIAVVGGVHSHLISRVQRDKSRVGCFMSQNDIMMTVFPMFQQHIEPHLVHAHLKIRNDFDPVLSPESSLFVLKSNKQVAYQDILKILDPAKFCSSVQNFIDLYFKLPGIPTNGQLTESDCIRVRICEGRFALLIREPIREGNFIIQPKVDFDISISTVAGLLNLGYQAVAYIEASAFIYQDGKILIEVDHLQDSLGPYLQIKGVNKEAVAAAGSMLKLDGSYTTKSYLQIVLERLPAIERSSAGIHSHQAARLHELVEYIHSQGSCSASESSPSRDISPMEGVIEDMQSRIRRLERWHTINTVLWTFLMSALVGYSLYHRKRQ, encoded by the exons ATGGACGATGAAGTGGTACAGCGAGTTTTCCAAGAAGGAGGCCGCGATTACTTCCAGCAGCAACCTTccacttcttcttcctcttcctccATCCTCCAATCACTCCCTCTTCATGtg TCTTTTGATCGCGGCTATTATTTGTTAGTAAAATCTATCCAAGAACTCAGAGAGAAAAAAGAGGGTCTTGTCACAGTTGGCATTGGTGGTCCTAGCGGTTCTGGTAAAACAAG CTTAGCAGAAAAGGTGGCATCCGTTATTGGTTGTACTGTTATATCAATGGAGAATTATCGCACTGGAGTTGATGAAGGGAATGATTTGGGTTCATTAGATTTTAAGACACTTGTTCAAAATCTTGAG GATTTAACAAAAGGTAAAGATACATTGATCCCAGTGTTTGACTATCAACAAAAGAAGCGGGTTggttcagaaaaaataaaaagtgcTTCTTCTGGGGTG GTAATAGTTGATGGCACCTATGCTCTGCATGCAAAACTGCGCTCCTTGCTGGATATTCGAGTTGCAGTG GTCGGCGGGGTTCATTTTAGTCTCCTGTCCAAAGTTAAGTATGACATTGGTGATTCTTGTTCGCTGGATTACCTTATTGATAGCATTTTCCCTCTATTTAGAAAGCATATTGAGCCAGACCTTCATCATGCACAG atTAGAATTAACAACAGCTTTGTCTCATCATTTCGAGAGGCAATCTATAAACTAAAATGCAAAACTGAG TCTCCAGGTGGACAATCAGCATATTTTCTTCAAGAATATGAAGTAGAAACAGATAA TTTTATTGAGATGTACCTTAGGCCTCCTTCAGCCAGTGAAGAAGCACTGACAAATGATTGGATAAAAGTGCGTCAATCTGGTATTAGATATTATCTATCTCTTGGTGATCAGAGGATTGTTGACAAGAATTTCATCATCAGGCCAAAAGCTGAGTTTGAG CAGGTTGGAAGGATGACTTTAGGTGGACTGCTTGCTTTGGGGTACAATGTAGTTGTCAGTTATAAACGGGCATCTACATCAGTGAATAATGGCAATGTATCTATTTCACTTGAAACAATTGATACTCTTGGTGAGACATTCATGGTGCTGAGGGGTACAAATCGAAAA ACAGTTGGAAATGAAGCATCAAAGATGGGTGTTAGTGGAACGTGGCTCACTAAATCATATCTTGAAATGATTATGGAGAGAAAAG GTGTACCTCGTCTTAATACACCTCCACTTTTGCCTAATACATCCCTGGCCAGCAATCAAGACAAAACGATAATTGCACCAAGGCCAATCCGGGTTACTCCGAATCTTGTTAATAAGCTTGAGGATCTATCTCAGCCATGGACTCGGTCTCCAACAAAATCAAAAATGGAACCTGTAGTGGCAACATGGCATTTCATTTCTTCAGACCCTCCTGCAGATAGCTCAGCCATAG CAACCACAGATCCTTCCAGTTTCAGGGAcaccatgaaacttgctccaatGCCCGATTCATATGACCTGGATAGAGGATTACTTCTTTCTGTGCAAGCAATACAG GCTTTGTTGGAGAATAAAGGTTTCCCAGTTATAGTTGGAATTG GTGGTCCAAGTGGGTCGGGAAAGACTAGTTTAGCTCACAAAATGGCaaatatagttggttgtgaagTAATTTCTCTTGAAAGCTATTACAGATCTGAGCAAGTAAAGGATTTTAAGTATGATGACTTCAGTTCACTTGATTTATCTTTGCTTTTAAAA AATTTTGATGACATAAGGAATGGCAGAAGAACAAAAGTACCTGTATTTGACTTGGAGACTGGTGCCCGGAGTGGCTTCAAGGAACTTGAAGTTTCAGAAGATTGTGGAGTG ATCATTTTAGAAGGAGTTTATGCTTTGCATCCTGATATCCGAGAATCTCTAGACTTGTGGATTGCTGTG GTTGGGGGCGTTCACTCACATCTTATTTCTCGAGTTCAAAGAGATAAAAGTAGAGTGGGGTGTTTTATGTCCCAGAATGATATTATGATGACAGTGTTTCCAATGTTTCAGCAGCACATTGAACCACAtcttgttcatgcacat CTCAAAATTCGAAATGACTTTGATCCTGTGCTTTCCCCTGAGAGCTCATTGTTTGTACTGAAGAGTAACAAGCAA GTAGCTTATCAAGATATTTTGAAAATTCTTGATCCTGCGAAGTTCTGCAGCTCTGTTCAGAATtttattgatttatattttaagcTTCCTGGAATTCCTACTAATGGACAGTTGACTGAAAGTGATTGTATACGTGTTAGAATATGTGAGGGTAGATTTGCACTATTGATAAGGGAG CCCATAAGAGAAGGAAATTTCATCATACAACCCAAAGTGGATTTTGATATCAGCATTAGTACGGTTGCTGGCCTTCTTAACCTTGG GTATCAAGCAGTAGCTTATATTGAGGCATCTGCATTTATTTACCAAGATGGAAAG ATTTTAATTGAGGTCGATCATCTGCAAGATTCCCTTGGTCCTTACCTACAAATCAAGGGGGTTAATAAAGAGGCTGTGGCAGCTGCTGGTTCAATGCTTAAATTGGATGGTTCATATACCACTAAG AGTTATCTTCAAATAGTCCTGGAAAGATTACCAGCAATAGAAAGAAGTTCTGCTGGTATTCACTCTCATCAAGCTGCAAGGTTGCACGAACTTGTGGAATATATTCATTCTCAG GGAAGTTGCTCAGCTTCTGAATCTTCGCCAAGTCGAGATATTTCTCCAATGGAAGGGGTTATTGAAGACATGCAATCAAGGATTAGAAGGCTCGAACGCTGGCATACGATCAATACG GTGCTTTGGACGTTCCTGATGTCTGCTCTTGTTGGTTATTCACTTTACCACAGAAAACGCCAGTAA
- the LOC133822694 gene encoding uncharacterized protein LOC133822694 isoform X1 has product MDDEVVQRVFQEGGRDYFQQQPSTSSSSSSILQSLPLHVSFDRGYYLLVKSIQELREKKEGLVTVGIGGPSGSGKTSLAEKVASVIGCTVISMENYRTGVDEGNDLGSLDFKTLVQNLEDLTKGKDTLIPVFDYQQKKRVGSEKIKSASSGVVIVDGTYALHAKLRSLLDIRVAVVGGVHFSLLSKVKYDIGDSCSLDYLIDSIFPLFRKHIEPDLHHAQIRINNSFVSSFREAIYKLKCKTESPGGQSAYFLQEYEVETDNFIEMYLRPPSASEEALTNDWIKVRQSGIRYYLSLGDQRIVDKNFIIRPKAEFEQVGRMTLGGLLALGYNVVVSYKRASTSVNNGNVSISLETIDTLGETFMVLRGTNRKTVGNEASKMGVSGTWLTKSYLEMIMERKGVPRLNTPPLLPNTSLASNQDKTIIAPRPIRVTPNLVNKLEDLSQPWTRSPTKSKMEPVVATWHFISSDPPADSSAIATTDPSSFRDTMKLAPMPDSYDLDRGLLLSVQAIQALLENKGFPVIVGIGGPSGSGKTSLAHKMANIVGCEVISLESYYRSEQVKDFKYDDFSSLDLSLLLKNFDDIRNGRRTKVPVFDLETGARSGFKELEVSEDCGVIILEGVYALHPDIRESLDLWIAVVGGVHSHLISRVQRDKSRVGCFMSQNDIMMTVFPMFQQHIEPHLVHAHLKIRNDFDPVLSPESSLFVLKSNKQVAYQDILKILDPAKFCSSVQNFIDLYFKLPGIPTNGQLTESDCIRVRICEGRFALLIREPIREGNFIIQPKVDFDISISTVAGLLNLGYQAVAYIEASAFIYQDGKILIEVDHLQDSLGPYLQIKGVNKEAVAAAGSMLKLDGSYTTKSYLQIVLERLPAIERSSAGIHSHQAARLHELVEYIHSQGSCSASESSPSRDISPMEGVIEDMQSRIRRLERWHTINTVLWTFLMSALVGYSLYHRKRQMASWSRFHRF; this is encoded by the exons ATGGACGATGAAGTGGTACAGCGAGTTTTCCAAGAAGGAGGCCGCGATTACTTCCAGCAGCAACCTTccacttcttcttcctcttcctccATCCTCCAATCACTCCCTCTTCATGtg TCTTTTGATCGCGGCTATTATTTGTTAGTAAAATCTATCCAAGAACTCAGAGAGAAAAAAGAGGGTCTTGTCACAGTTGGCATTGGTGGTCCTAGCGGTTCTGGTAAAACAAG CTTAGCAGAAAAGGTGGCATCCGTTATTGGTTGTACTGTTATATCAATGGAGAATTATCGCACTGGAGTTGATGAAGGGAATGATTTGGGTTCATTAGATTTTAAGACACTTGTTCAAAATCTTGAG GATTTAACAAAAGGTAAAGATACATTGATCCCAGTGTTTGACTATCAACAAAAGAAGCGGGTTggttcagaaaaaataaaaagtgcTTCTTCTGGGGTG GTAATAGTTGATGGCACCTATGCTCTGCATGCAAAACTGCGCTCCTTGCTGGATATTCGAGTTGCAGTG GTCGGCGGGGTTCATTTTAGTCTCCTGTCCAAAGTTAAGTATGACATTGGTGATTCTTGTTCGCTGGATTACCTTATTGATAGCATTTTCCCTCTATTTAGAAAGCATATTGAGCCAGACCTTCATCATGCACAG atTAGAATTAACAACAGCTTTGTCTCATCATTTCGAGAGGCAATCTATAAACTAAAATGCAAAACTGAG TCTCCAGGTGGACAATCAGCATATTTTCTTCAAGAATATGAAGTAGAAACAGATAA TTTTATTGAGATGTACCTTAGGCCTCCTTCAGCCAGTGAAGAAGCACTGACAAATGATTGGATAAAAGTGCGTCAATCTGGTATTAGATATTATCTATCTCTTGGTGATCAGAGGATTGTTGACAAGAATTTCATCATCAGGCCAAAAGCTGAGTTTGAG CAGGTTGGAAGGATGACTTTAGGTGGACTGCTTGCTTTGGGGTACAATGTAGTTGTCAGTTATAAACGGGCATCTACATCAGTGAATAATGGCAATGTATCTATTTCACTTGAAACAATTGATACTCTTGGTGAGACATTCATGGTGCTGAGGGGTACAAATCGAAAA ACAGTTGGAAATGAAGCATCAAAGATGGGTGTTAGTGGAACGTGGCTCACTAAATCATATCTTGAAATGATTATGGAGAGAAAAG GTGTACCTCGTCTTAATACACCTCCACTTTTGCCTAATACATCCCTGGCCAGCAATCAAGACAAAACGATAATTGCACCAAGGCCAATCCGGGTTACTCCGAATCTTGTTAATAAGCTTGAGGATCTATCTCAGCCATGGACTCGGTCTCCAACAAAATCAAAAATGGAACCTGTAGTGGCAACATGGCATTTCATTTCTTCAGACCCTCCTGCAGATAGCTCAGCCATAG CAACCACAGATCCTTCCAGTTTCAGGGAcaccatgaaacttgctccaatGCCCGATTCATATGACCTGGATAGAGGATTACTTCTTTCTGTGCAAGCAATACAG GCTTTGTTGGAGAATAAAGGTTTCCCAGTTATAGTTGGAATTG GTGGTCCAAGTGGGTCGGGAAAGACTAGTTTAGCTCACAAAATGGCaaatatagttggttgtgaagTAATTTCTCTTGAAAGCTATTACAGATCTGAGCAAGTAAAGGATTTTAAGTATGATGACTTCAGTTCACTTGATTTATCTTTGCTTTTAAAA AATTTTGATGACATAAGGAATGGCAGAAGAACAAAAGTACCTGTATTTGACTTGGAGACTGGTGCCCGGAGTGGCTTCAAGGAACTTGAAGTTTCAGAAGATTGTGGAGTG ATCATTTTAGAAGGAGTTTATGCTTTGCATCCTGATATCCGAGAATCTCTAGACTTGTGGATTGCTGTG GTTGGGGGCGTTCACTCACATCTTATTTCTCGAGTTCAAAGAGATAAAAGTAGAGTGGGGTGTTTTATGTCCCAGAATGATATTATGATGACAGTGTTTCCAATGTTTCAGCAGCACATTGAACCACAtcttgttcatgcacat CTCAAAATTCGAAATGACTTTGATCCTGTGCTTTCCCCTGAGAGCTCATTGTTTGTACTGAAGAGTAACAAGCAA GTAGCTTATCAAGATATTTTGAAAATTCTTGATCCTGCGAAGTTCTGCAGCTCTGTTCAGAATtttattgatttatattttaagcTTCCTGGAATTCCTACTAATGGACAGTTGACTGAAAGTGATTGTATACGTGTTAGAATATGTGAGGGTAGATTTGCACTATTGATAAGGGAG CCCATAAGAGAAGGAAATTTCATCATACAACCCAAAGTGGATTTTGATATCAGCATTAGTACGGTTGCTGGCCTTCTTAACCTTGG GTATCAAGCAGTAGCTTATATTGAGGCATCTGCATTTATTTACCAAGATGGAAAG ATTTTAATTGAGGTCGATCATCTGCAAGATTCCCTTGGTCCTTACCTACAAATCAAGGGGGTTAATAAAGAGGCTGTGGCAGCTGCTGGTTCAATGCTTAAATTGGATGGTTCATATACCACTAAG AGTTATCTTCAAATAGTCCTGGAAAGATTACCAGCAATAGAAAGAAGTTCTGCTGGTATTCACTCTCATCAAGCTGCAAGGTTGCACGAACTTGTGGAATATATTCATTCTCAG GGAAGTTGCTCAGCTTCTGAATCTTCGCCAAGTCGAGATATTTCTCCAATGGAAGGGGTTATTGAAGACATGCAATCAAGGATTAGAAGGCTCGAACGCTGGCATACGATCAATACG GTGCTTTGGACGTTCCTGATGTCTGCTCTTGTTGGTTATTCACTTTACCACAGAAAACGCCA AATGGCTTCATGGAGCCGTTTCCACAGGTTCTAA
- the LOC133822694 gene encoding uncharacterized protein LOC133822694 isoform X7: protein MDDEVVQRVFQEGGRDYFQQQPSTSSSSSSILQSLPLHVSFDRGYYLLVKSIQELREKKEGLVTVGIGGPSGSGKTSLAEKVASVIGCTVISMENYRTGVDEGNDLGSLDFKTLVQNLEDLTKGKDTLIPVFDYQQKKRVGSEKIKSASSGVVIVDGTYALHAKLRSLLDIRVAVVGGVHFSLLSKVKYDIGDSCSLDYLIDSIFPLFRKHIEPDLHHAQIRINNSFVSSFREAIYKLKCKTESPGGQSAYFLQEYEVETDNFIEMYLRPPSASEEALTNDWIKVRQSGIRYYLSLGDQRIVDKNFIIRPKAEFETVGNEASKMGVSGTWLTKSYLEMIMERKGVPRLNTPPLLPNTSLASNQDKTIIAPRPIRVTPNLVNKLEDLSQPWTRSPTKSKMEPVVATWHFISSDPPADSSAIATTDPSSFRDTMKLAPMPDSYDLDRGLLLSVQAIQALLENKGFPVIVGIGGPSGSGKTSLAHKMANIVGCEVISLESYYRSEQVKDFKYDDFSSLDLSLLLKNFDDIRNGRRTKVPVFDLETGARSGFKELEVSEDCGVIILEGVYALHPDIRESLDLWIAVVGGVHSHLISRVQRDKSRVGCFMSQNDIMMTVFPMFQQHIEPHLVHAHLKIRNDFDPVLSPESSLFVLKSNKQVAYQDILKILDPAKFCSSVQNFIDLYFKLPGIPTNGQLTESDCIRVRICEGRFALLIREPIREGNFIIQPKVDFDISISTVAGLLNLGYQAVAYIEASAFIYQDGKILIEVDHLQDSLGPYLQIKGVNKEAVAAAGSMLKLDGSYTTKSYLQIVLERLPAIERSSAGIHSHQAARLHELVEYIHSQGSCSASESSPSRDISPMEGVIEDMQSRIRRLERWHTINTVLWTFLMSALVGYSLYHRKRQMASWSRFHRF, encoded by the exons ATGGACGATGAAGTGGTACAGCGAGTTTTCCAAGAAGGAGGCCGCGATTACTTCCAGCAGCAACCTTccacttcttcttcctcttcctccATCCTCCAATCACTCCCTCTTCATGtg TCTTTTGATCGCGGCTATTATTTGTTAGTAAAATCTATCCAAGAACTCAGAGAGAAAAAAGAGGGTCTTGTCACAGTTGGCATTGGTGGTCCTAGCGGTTCTGGTAAAACAAG CTTAGCAGAAAAGGTGGCATCCGTTATTGGTTGTACTGTTATATCAATGGAGAATTATCGCACTGGAGTTGATGAAGGGAATGATTTGGGTTCATTAGATTTTAAGACACTTGTTCAAAATCTTGAG GATTTAACAAAAGGTAAAGATACATTGATCCCAGTGTTTGACTATCAACAAAAGAAGCGGGTTggttcagaaaaaataaaaagtgcTTCTTCTGGGGTG GTAATAGTTGATGGCACCTATGCTCTGCATGCAAAACTGCGCTCCTTGCTGGATATTCGAGTTGCAGTG GTCGGCGGGGTTCATTTTAGTCTCCTGTCCAAAGTTAAGTATGACATTGGTGATTCTTGTTCGCTGGATTACCTTATTGATAGCATTTTCCCTCTATTTAGAAAGCATATTGAGCCAGACCTTCATCATGCACAG atTAGAATTAACAACAGCTTTGTCTCATCATTTCGAGAGGCAATCTATAAACTAAAATGCAAAACTGAG TCTCCAGGTGGACAATCAGCATATTTTCTTCAAGAATATGAAGTAGAAACAGATAA TTTTATTGAGATGTACCTTAGGCCTCCTTCAGCCAGTGAAGAAGCACTGACAAATGATTGGATAAAAGTGCGTCAATCTGGTATTAGATATTATCTATCTCTTGGTGATCAGAGGATTGTTGACAAGAATTTCATCATCAGGCCAAAAGCTGAGTTTGAG ACAGTTGGAAATGAAGCATCAAAGATGGGTGTTAGTGGAACGTGGCTCACTAAATCATATCTTGAAATGATTATGGAGAGAAAAG GTGTACCTCGTCTTAATACACCTCCACTTTTGCCTAATACATCCCTGGCCAGCAATCAAGACAAAACGATAATTGCACCAAGGCCAATCCGGGTTACTCCGAATCTTGTTAATAAGCTTGAGGATCTATCTCAGCCATGGACTCGGTCTCCAACAAAATCAAAAATGGAACCTGTAGTGGCAACATGGCATTTCATTTCTTCAGACCCTCCTGCAGATAGCTCAGCCATAG CAACCACAGATCCTTCCAGTTTCAGGGAcaccatgaaacttgctccaatGCCCGATTCATATGACCTGGATAGAGGATTACTTCTTTCTGTGCAAGCAATACAG GCTTTGTTGGAGAATAAAGGTTTCCCAGTTATAGTTGGAATTG GTGGTCCAAGTGGGTCGGGAAAGACTAGTTTAGCTCACAAAATGGCaaatatagttggttgtgaagTAATTTCTCTTGAAAGCTATTACAGATCTGAGCAAGTAAAGGATTTTAAGTATGATGACTTCAGTTCACTTGATTTATCTTTGCTTTTAAAA AATTTTGATGACATAAGGAATGGCAGAAGAACAAAAGTACCTGTATTTGACTTGGAGACTGGTGCCCGGAGTGGCTTCAAGGAACTTGAAGTTTCAGAAGATTGTGGAGTG ATCATTTTAGAAGGAGTTTATGCTTTGCATCCTGATATCCGAGAATCTCTAGACTTGTGGATTGCTGTG GTTGGGGGCGTTCACTCACATCTTATTTCTCGAGTTCAAAGAGATAAAAGTAGAGTGGGGTGTTTTATGTCCCAGAATGATATTATGATGACAGTGTTTCCAATGTTTCAGCAGCACATTGAACCACAtcttgttcatgcacat CTCAAAATTCGAAATGACTTTGATCCTGTGCTTTCCCCTGAGAGCTCATTGTTTGTACTGAAGAGTAACAAGCAA GTAGCTTATCAAGATATTTTGAAAATTCTTGATCCTGCGAAGTTCTGCAGCTCTGTTCAGAATtttattgatttatattttaagcTTCCTGGAATTCCTACTAATGGACAGTTGACTGAAAGTGATTGTATACGTGTTAGAATATGTGAGGGTAGATTTGCACTATTGATAAGGGAG CCCATAAGAGAAGGAAATTTCATCATACAACCCAAAGTGGATTTTGATATCAGCATTAGTACGGTTGCTGGCCTTCTTAACCTTGG GTATCAAGCAGTAGCTTATATTGAGGCATCTGCATTTATTTACCAAGATGGAAAG ATTTTAATTGAGGTCGATCATCTGCAAGATTCCCTTGGTCCTTACCTACAAATCAAGGGGGTTAATAAAGAGGCTGTGGCAGCTGCTGGTTCAATGCTTAAATTGGATGGTTCATATACCACTAAG AGTTATCTTCAAATAGTCCTGGAAAGATTACCAGCAATAGAAAGAAGTTCTGCTGGTATTCACTCTCATCAAGCTGCAAGGTTGCACGAACTTGTGGAATATATTCATTCTCAG GGAAGTTGCTCAGCTTCTGAATCTTCGCCAAGTCGAGATATTTCTCCAATGGAAGGGGTTATTGAAGACATGCAATCAAGGATTAGAAGGCTCGAACGCTGGCATACGATCAATACG GTGCTTTGGACGTTCCTGATGTCTGCTCTTGTTGGTTATTCACTTTACCACAGAAAACGCCA AATGGCTTCATGGAGCCGTTTCCACAGGTTCTAA